In one window of Lampris incognitus isolate fLamInc1 chromosome 3, fLamInc1.hap2, whole genome shotgun sequence DNA:
- the ncl gene encoding nucleolin → MVKLAKAANKQASAKKKAPPPPKEVEEESSEEESSDEEEETPPTKVTKKATPAKPTATTKNGKAAKKAESEDDDDDDDDDEDGDSEESEEEAPPPKKAPAKATPAKAKATSAKAAPLKTEESEDDEDDDDEESEEEAPAPKKATPAAKTKVKAQPAKEESSDEDDDDDSEEEMDTAPPPPATSKAKKAGMVKAKEESEEEEDEEDDDEEDDEDEEAALTPVKRKAEGKKDKDTPAAKKAKSESEGFCLFVGNLNCNKDFDELKDALRNFFSKKSLAVEDIRIGGSKKFGYVDFASEEDMQKAMEFNGKKLMGQEMKLDKAHSKENAKEGKKEREARTLFVKNLPFSATADDLKEIFEGATEIRVPPGQNGSNRGIAYIEFKTEAEAEKMLEEAQGADVEGRSIMVDFVGDKSRKGGAKSPAASASSKVLVVNNLAFSATEDDLQSAFEKAVSIRIPQNNGRPKGFAFLEFESVDDAKEALENHNHTEIEGRAIRLEFSQGSGNRRDGEGGRGNSGPTKTLFVKGLSEDTTDQTLRDSFEGAIAARIVTDRDTGSSKGFGFVDFDNEQDCKAAKEAMEDGEIDGNRVTLDYAKPKGEGGGFRGGRGGGFGGRGGGGRGGRGGFGGFGGRGGGRGRGGGRGGGRGGFGGGRGGGGFGAKPQGKKIKFDD, encoded by the exons ATGGTGAAATTAGCGAAG GCAGCAAACAAACAAGCATCTGCAAAGAAAAAGGCCCCTCCGCCCCCCAAAGAGGTAGAGGAGGAATCAAGCGAGGAGGAAAGCagtgatgaggaggaagag ACACCACCGACTAAGGTAACGAAGAAGGCGACTCCGGCAAAACCAACCGCCACCACAAAAAATGGTAAAGCGGCAAAAAAGGCAGAGagcgaagatgatgatgatgatgatgacgacgatgaagATGGTGATTCTG AGGAATCTGAAGAAGAAGCCCCGCCACCAAAAAAGGCCCCTGCAAAAGCCACACCGGCAAAAGCTAAAGCCACATCGGCCAAGGCAGCTCCCTTAAAGACTGAGGAATCTGAGgacgatgaggatgatgatg atgAGGAATCAGAAGAGGAGGCCCCAGCTCCCAAGAAAGCTACTCCTGCTGCCAAAACCAAAGTGAAGGCCCAGCCTGCTAAAGAGGAGTCAtccgatgaagatgatgatgatg ACTCTGAGGAGGAGATGGACACAGCCCCACCTCCCCCAGCAACCAGCAAGGCAAAGAAGGCGGGTATGGTGAAAGCTAAGGAAgagtcagaggaggaggaggatgaggaagatgatgatgaggaagatgatgaagatgagg AAGCCGCATTGACACCTGTAAAGAGGAAGGCAGAGGGAAAAAAGGACAAAGACACACCGGCTGCCAAGAAGGCCAAGTCAGAAAGTGAAG GCTTCTGTCTGTTTGTTGGAAACTTGAACTGCAACAAAGACTTCGATGAACTCAAAGATGCTTTGAGAAATTTCTTCTCCAAGAAAAGCCTTGCGGTTGAGGACATCAGGATAGGGGGATCCAA GAAATTTGGATATGTTGATTTTGCATCTGAGGAGGACATGCAGAAGGCCATGGAGTTCAATGGCAAAAAGTTGATGGGCCAGGAGATGAAACTAGACAAAGCCCACAGCAAAGAGAATGCAAAAGAGGGCAAGAAAG agCGAGAAGCACGGACGCTCTTCGTGAAGAACCTCCCCTTCTCTGCCACAGCCGATGACTTGAAAGAAATCTTTGAGGGCGCCACTGAGATTAGGGTACCACCTGGCCAAAATGGTTCAAACAGAGG AATTGcctatatagagtttaaaactgaGGCCGAAGCAGAGAAGATGTTGGAAGAGGCCCAGGGTGCTGATGTAGAGGGACGATCCATCATGGTGGACTTCGTAGGAGATAAGAGCAGGAAGGGGGGGGCCAAGTCACCAG CCGCAAGCGCATCAAGCAAAGTCCTTGTGGTAAATAACCTGGCATTTAGtgccacagaggatgaccttcAATCCGCATTTGAAAAAGCAGTCTCAATCCGGATTCCACAGAACAATGGTAGACCTAAAGG CTTTGCTTTTCTGGAGTTTGAAAGTGTCGACGATGCTAAGGAGGCCCTAGAGAACCACAACCATACAGAAATCGAAGGCCGGGCAATCAGACTGGAGTTCAGTCAGGGCAGTGGTAAccggagagacggagagggaggcaGAGGAAACTCTG GTCCAACAAAAACCCTCTTTGTCAAGGGTCTTTCAGAGGACACAACAGATCAGACCCTTAGGGACTCATTCGAGGGCGCCATAGCAGCCAGAATCGTCACAGACCGTGATACAGGTTCATCTAAAGG CTTTGGCTTTGTGGACTTTGACAACGAGCAGGATTGCAAAGCAGCCAAAGAGGCCATGGAAGATGGGGAGATAGATGGCAACAGGGTGACCCTTGACTATGCCAAGCCTAAGGGTGAAGGTGGTGGCTTCCGTGGGGGCCGCGGTGGAGGATTTGGTGGCCGTGGTGGTGGCGGAAGAGGTGGACGTGGTGGCTTTGGTGGCTTCGGTGGTCGCGGTGgtggcagaggaagaggaggtggtcGCGGAGGTGGACGTGGTGGCTTTGGAG GTGGGAGAGGCGGTGGTGGATTTGGAGCCAAGCCTCAGGGGAAGAAAATCAAATTTGATGACTAA